One segment of Polypterus senegalus isolate Bchr_013 chromosome 8, ASM1683550v1, whole genome shotgun sequence DNA contains the following:
- the LOC120534528 gene encoding zinc finger protein 501-like — MPLPRGRQEKAKAAVYCNISVDVKQETCDVDTYIMEKTVNIKEDDCEWESIYLKQESLSIKEEDSKLQPVGIKEEPEEMSVSIETHNHTNMDSVKEDNLQDGVVTRLDSSHSRHGSSPEPSINVKSESLESEPKRAVETTSVGAQKNKETPSKKSGKRKKDHCSVECGREFSNSSALQRRTRVHTGEKPYCCNQCGKQFSQMSSLHKHSRVHTGEKPYCCNECAKQFSRKGHLQIHTRVHNGEKPYCCNQCGKQFAEMGSLQTHTRVHTGEKPYCCTECGKQFSRQGHLRKHTRVHNGEKPYCCNECGEQFSRKGHLQIHTRVHTGEKPYCCNECGKQFLQMDSLRKHTRVHTGEKPYCCNECGKQFSQKVSLQSHTRVHNRIKTVAVHKSVQ; from the exons agaaaaagcaaaagCTGCTGTTTACTGTAACATCTCAGTGGATGTGAAACAGGAGACCTGTGATGTGGACACATATATCAtggagaaaactgtaaatattaaggaGGATGACTGTGAGTGGGAGTCCATCTACCTCAAACAGGAAAGTCTGAGCATCAAGGAGGAGGACAGTAAACTGCAGCCAGTGGGCATTAAAGAAGAACCTGAAGAGATGTCTGTCAGTATTGAGACACATAACCATACAAATATGGACAGTGttaaagaagacaaccttcaagATGGAGTGGTGACCAGGTTAGACTCTTCACATAGCAGACACGGTTCCTCTCCTGAGCCTTCTATCAATGTGAAGTCTGAATCATTAGAGTCTGAACCAAAGAGGGCTGTGGAAACTACATCTGTTGGAGCCCAGAAAAATAAGGAAACACCTTCAAAGAagtctggaaaaa GAAAGAAAGATCACTGCAGTGTGGAATGTGGCAGAGAATTCTCTAACAGTAGTGCTCTTCAGAGACGCACAagagttcacaccggagagaagccatattgctgtaatcaatgcggtaaacagttttcacaaatgagCAGTCTTCACAAACACagtagagttcacactggagagaagccatattgctgtaatgaatgtgctAAACAGTTTTCACGAAAAGGCCATCTTCAGATACACACAAGAGTTCACAacggagaaaagccatattgctgtaatcaATGCGGTAAACAGTTTGCAGAGATGGGCAGTCTACAGAcacacacaagagttcacactggagagaagccatattgctgtactgaatgtggtaaacagttttcacgacAAGGCCATCTTCGGAAACACACAAGAGTACACaatggagagaagccatattgctgtaatgaatgtggtgaACAGTTTTCACGAAAAGGCCATCTTCAGATACACACGagagttcacaccggagagaagccgtattgctgtaatgaatgtggtaaacagttctTACAGATGGACAGTCTACGGAAACACACGagagttcacaccggagagaagccatattgctgtaatgaatgtggtaaacagttttcacaaaaagTCAGTCTTCAGAGTCACACAAGAGTtcacaacagaataaaaacagtTGCAGTTCACAAATCAGTCCAGTAA